GCAACCAGCGCGGCGAGACGGCGATGCAGCTGGAGTGCGCGATCTGGCTGCAATGCCGCAGCAAGGCCGAGGCCGCCGCGCCGGAATTGGCCGGCGCCAAGTAACAGCAGGCATGAAAACGGCCGCGCAGCGCAAGCCCGCGGCCGTTTGTCGTTTCAGATGTCGGCTCAGCGATAGACCTGGATCATCTCCACCTCGCGCAGCGCGGCCAGCGTGGTGCCGCCGGCGTAGCTGACCGAAGACTGCAGGTCCTCCTGCAGTTCACGCAGCAGCTTGCCCATGCTGCCCTTGTACTCGACCAGGATCTTCTTGCCCTCGACGTTGACGTAGGCGCCCTTGTTGAACTGCGAGGCGCTGCCGAAGTATTCCTTGTAGTGCTTGCCCGCGATCTCGACGATGTCGCCCGCCGACTCGTCATAGCCGGCGAACAGCGAACCGGCCATCACCATGGTCGCGCCGCAGACCAGCGCCTTGGCGATGTCGCCGTGCTCGACGATGCCGCCGTCGGCGATCACCGGGATCGTCACCGCGGCCACGCAGTCGCGCACGGTGGAGACCATCGGGCGATGGAAGCCGGTCTTGTTCTTGGTGATGCAGACGCGGCCGCCGGCGATGCCGGCCTTGATCGCGTCGCAGCCCCAGGCCTCGAGGTCGCGCGCGGCTTCGGCGGTGGCGACGTTGCCGCCGATCAGGAAGGTGTTGGGGAAATGCTGCTTGATGTGCTTGATCATGCGCTCCGCCTTCACGCACCAGGCGTTAGCGATGTCGAGCGTCATGTATTCGGGGCTCAGGCCGGCGGCTTTCAGCGCGTCCAGCTGCTCGTAGGTGTCGTCGTTGACGCCGACGCTGATCGACGCGAACAGGCCCTGCTCCTGCATGTAGCGGGTGAAGGCCACCGCGTCGACATTGAAGCGGTGCAGGGTGTAGAACCAGCCTTCGCGGGCGAACAGCTCGCAGGTTTCGGCCGAAACCACCGACTTCATATTGGACGGGTAGACCGGCATCGCGAAGCGGCGCGGGCCGAACTGCACGGAGGTGTCGCACTCCTTGCGGCTGTCCACCACGGTTTTCTTCGGCACCAGGTATACGTCGCCGTAGTTGAGTTCGGTCTTGATCATGCGTGTGCTCCCACAAAAACAGGTTTGGATGAAAAAACAGGGGCCCCAAACAAAGACGGGAGCCGTATAGGCTCCCATTTGCAGCTACCCCTGCGACGCCTGTCTTCGGCTCGCACGCAGTTACGACACAAAGCTACGCGCATTGATTCTCGACGTCAAGAGTCTGCACGTAAAAATTTTCGCTACTTGTCGCACCAGGCCGCCGGATCCTCTCCCAGCCAGCGCAGTATCGGCAGCCACGCTTCGCGGTCCCGCGCGGTGCGCGAAGCCGGCAGGTCGAACAGCGACATCCCGGCCGACGCCGCCTGCACGTAGAGCTGGGTATCGCGCAGCCAGCTGAGCACCGGCACCTCGTGCCGCGCCAGGAACTGCTCCAGCTCCCTGGCCGAACGGGTGCGCGGATCCACCCGCATGCCCACCACCGCCATATAGGCCTTGTTCTTGCGGATGGCCTTTTCCTCCAGCATCTGCTCGAAAAAGGCTTCGCTGGCCCACATGTCGAACGGCGACGGCTGGATGGGCACGATCACGTGCTCCACCTGTGACAGCAGCGCGGTCAGCTTCTTGCCGTGCAGGCTGGCCGGGCTGTCCAGCACCACCACCTCGGTGCCGCGCGGCGGGCGCCTGGGCTCGTTGGCGGCGACCTCCCAGCCGGAGATGCCCGGCAGCGCGTGATCGCGCCTGGCCAGCCAGTGCAAGGAGGTCTGCTGGCGGTCCACGTCCCCCAACATCACCTTCTTGCCACTGGCTGCGTAATAGGCCGCCAGATTGGTGGCCAGCGTCGACTTGCCGCTGCCGCCCTTGGGATTCGCTATCAGTACCGACCTCACCCTCGCCTCCCTCGCCCTGTGCTTGACCGGGATCACTATACCAGAGTCATCGCCCTTGCCGGCAGCCCGGGAAACCGATAGTTTCGGGTGGAAAGGAGAAGGAATGAACCGTAGTTTCGA
This genomic window from Chromobacterium violaceum ATCC 12472 contains:
- a CDS encoding GMP reductase, translated to MIKTELNYGDVYLVPKKTVVDSRKECDTSVQFGPRRFAMPVYPSNMKSVVSAETCELFAREGWFYTLHRFNVDAVAFTRYMQEQGLFASISVGVNDDTYEQLDALKAAGLSPEYMTLDIANAWCVKAERMIKHIKQHFPNTFLIGGNVATAEAARDLEAWGCDAIKAGIAGGRVCITKNKTGFHRPMVSTVRDCVAAVTIPVIADGGIVEHGDIAKALVCGATMVMAGSLFAGYDESAGDIVEIAGKHYKEYFGSASQFNKGAYVNVEGKKILVEYKGSMGKLLRELQEDLQSSVSYAGGTTLAALREVEMIQVYR
- a CDS encoding ParA family protein encodes the protein MRSVLIANPKGGSGKSTLATNLAAYYAASGKKVMLGDVDRQQTSLHWLARRDHALPGISGWEVAANEPRRPPRGTEVVVLDSPASLHGKKLTALLSQVEHVIVPIQPSPFDMWASEAFFEQMLEEKAIRKNKAYMAVVGMRVDPRTRSARELEQFLARHEVPVLSWLRDTQLYVQAASAGMSLFDLPASRTARDREAWLPILRWLGEDPAAWCDK